One genomic region from Anaerolineae bacterium encodes:
- the mvaD gene encoding diphosphomevalonate decarboxylase produces the protein MTTWSAIAQAHPNIAFIKYWGNRDPALRLPANGSISMNLAGLWTRTRVTFSPQATQDRLVLNGRESRGRALERVKIVLDWVREASGLHHAALVESRNNFPTGAGIASSASAFAALAVAAAAATGLQLTEGDLSRLARRGSGSACRSVPGGFVEWLPGETDGDSYAYSLAPPEHWHLADCIAIVSAAHKPIGSTEGHALADTSPLQPVRVAQAPERLARCRQAIQQRDFAALTEVVELDTHLMHAVMQTSRPPLLYWEPGTLTVMHAVRALRREGLPVAYTIDAGPNVHVLCPAEIHQQVRAALEQIPGVQRVLVAFPGGAARRLPDDASLHPAGPMAP, from the coding sequence ATGACGACCTGGAGCGCCATTGCCCAAGCCCACCCCAACATTGCCTTCATCAAATACTGGGGCAACCGTGACCCGGCCCTGCGCCTGCCGGCCAACGGCTCCATTTCCATGAACCTGGCCGGCCTTTGGACGCGCACGCGCGTCACCTTCTCCCCCCAGGCGACTCAGGATCGCCTGGTGCTTAACGGTCGGGAGAGCCGGGGCCGCGCCCTGGAACGGGTGAAAATCGTGCTCGATTGGGTGCGGGAAGCCAGCGGTTTGCACCACGCCGCCCTGGTGGAGAGCCGGAACAATTTCCCCACCGGCGCGGGAATCGCCTCCTCGGCCTCGGCCTTCGCCGCGCTGGCCGTAGCCGCCGCGGCTGCCACAGGCCTCCAACTCACCGAAGGAGACCTCTCGCGGCTGGCCCGCCGTGGATCGGGGTCGGCCTGCCGCTCCGTACCCGGCGGCTTTGTGGAGTGGCTGCCCGGCGAGACCGACGGCGACTCCTACGCCTACAGCCTGGCTCCGCCGGAGCACTGGCACCTGGCCGACTGCATCGCCATCGTCAGCGCTGCCCACAAGCCCATCGGCTCCACCGAGGGGCACGCCCTGGCCGACACCAGCCCTCTGCAACCGGTGCGGGTGGCCCAGGCTCCGGAACGGCTGGCCCGCTGCCGTCAGGCCATCCAGCAACGCGATTTCGCGGCCCTGACCGAGGTCGTCGAACTCGACACCCACCTGATGCACGCGGTGATGCAGACCTCGCGCCCCCCGCTGCTGTACTGGGAACCGGGCACCCTGACGGTGATGCACGCCGTGCGCGCCCTGCGTCGGGAAGGCCTCCCGGTGGCCTACACCATCGACGCCGGGCCCAATGTGCATGTGCTCTGCCCGGCCGAAATCCACCAACAGGTACGCGCGGCTTTGGAACAGATCCCCGGCGTCCAGCGGGTGCTGGTGGCCTTCCCCGGGGGCGCTGCCCGGCGGCTGCCCGACGACGCCTCGCTCCATCCGGCAGGCCCTATGGCCCCGTAG